One Candidatus Hydrogenedentota bacterium DNA window includes the following coding sequences:
- a CDS encoding HEAT repeat domain-containing protein, whose translation MLKRIEVPPAPVLTPEQEQKTFKVAPGYRVELVASEPFVQNPVFFEFDPEGRIWVVEYQGYMRDLNGSGEDEPICRVVVLEDTDADGKADKHTVFLDELVMPRSFAFVKGGLLLQEPPTLWFCEDTDGDLRADKQTDVGEMGMAGNPQHTANGLRYGIDNWLHCADWSKRYRWKDGKLVEEETIKRGQFGVTFDETGRFMTCYENKALFGDNLPAAYLMRNPHLQRVFQRGGGERKGFGVNVDFAPNAQEVFPIRVTPAVTLGALELRDDGRLRTYTIASGTTFYDGHQFPPDAHRNVFVPESGGHLIGRLTLNDDITTDASRFYPPEQEFLASTDERFRPVNARVGPDGALYVADMYHGIIEHVIFMVPWLTKQIEERKLGEGNDLGRIWRIVAENEPIDRKSPSLSKASTAKLVKTLAHPNGWHRLTAQRLLVERADSKAITRLRKAAYEKNALAALHALWTLDGLGALDTDTRLAALKSTDERVRAAAVRLSEGDSKLLTALIEHTKDQSQAVRLQVALTLSTFSEPQAQAALADLVANEAHPLFRTAAITGLAGRELEFLKHWTERGVEDESLVSLLAQCVLEEASAPRVEALFSLFANTPADRNWQRNALLDAFARIRFPQPYSLAEEPRALTALMRAPDVATREKVIAAFNQFTWPGATLPDTLTQNAAPLTPEQQTRVAAGQQLYTMACATCHQPHGGGVPGVAPPLAGSEWVGGPPERLIRIVLNGLYGPIQVNGQTWNLSMPTFGAYTDEEVASVLSYVRRAWGNAAEPVDPALATAVRRENEGRTLPWRAEELAQVGGDALAIQSILPEPDGSIVLPASRSTVFGQRLAYRPTLDVLAPWVVAEDIAEWQVEVPQSGTYDVAVNLAADDKSAGDFFMIETEGSRTRGEVPDTGGYDRFVERPSGRLALRAGLNRVILRPDGPLKQELADVRGLRLVPIAR comes from the coding sequence TTGCTTAAACGCATCGAAGTTCCGCCGGCACCCGTGTTGACGCCGGAGCAGGAGCAGAAGACCTTCAAGGTCGCGCCCGGCTACCGCGTCGAGCTCGTCGCATCCGAACCCTTCGTGCAGAATCCCGTCTTCTTCGAGTTCGATCCCGAAGGACGCATCTGGGTCGTGGAGTATCAAGGTTACATGCGCGACCTCAATGGTAGTGGGGAAGACGAACCCATCTGCCGCGTGGTCGTTCTTGAAGACACGGACGCCGACGGCAAGGCCGACAAGCATACCGTTTTTCTGGACGAACTTGTCATGCCCCGATCCTTCGCCTTTGTGAAGGGTGGCCTGCTCTTGCAGGAGCCACCGACGCTCTGGTTCTGCGAGGATACGGATGGCGATCTCCGCGCCGACAAACAGACCGACGTGGGGGAGATGGGCATGGCCGGAAATCCCCAGCACACCGCCAACGGGCTGCGCTATGGCATCGACAACTGGCTCCATTGCGCCGATTGGAGCAAGCGCTACCGCTGGAAGGACGGGAAACTGGTCGAAGAAGAAACCATCAAGCGCGGACAATTCGGTGTGACCTTCGATGAGACCGGACGCTTCATGACCTGTTACGAAAACAAGGCCCTCTTCGGCGACAACCTGCCGGCGGCGTATTTGATGCGCAATCCCCATCTTCAGCGCGTATTCCAGCGCGGCGGCGGCGAACGCAAGGGCTTCGGCGTCAATGTGGATTTCGCCCCCAACGCCCAGGAGGTTTTTCCCATCCGCGTCACACCCGCGGTTACCCTCGGTGCCCTCGAATTGCGCGACGACGGGCGCCTGCGCACCTACACCATTGCAAGCGGTACGACCTTCTACGATGGACACCAGTTTCCCCCGGACGCCCATCGCAACGTTTTCGTACCTGAATCCGGCGGTCATCTTATTGGAAGACTCACCCTCAACGACGACATTACAACGGACGCGTCCCGATTTTATCCGCCCGAGCAGGAATTCCTCGCGTCAACCGACGAGCGCTTTCGCCCGGTCAACGCCCGCGTCGGTCCCGATGGCGCGCTGTACGTGGCCGACATGTACCACGGCATTATCGAGCACGTTATCTTCATGGTGCCGTGGCTCACCAAACAGATCGAAGAGCGCAAACTCGGCGAGGGCAATGATCTCGGCCGAATTTGGCGAATCGTTGCGGAAAACGAGCCCATTGACCGCAAGTCGCCGAGTCTCTCGAAAGCATCCACGGCGAAACTCGTGAAAACCCTGGCCCACCCTAACGGCTGGCATCGCCTTACGGCCCAGCGCCTGCTGGTAGAGCGTGCGGATTCGAAGGCGATTACGCGTCTTAGAAAAGCGGCTTACGAGAAGAATGCGCTCGCCGCTCTCCACGCGTTGTGGACCCTCGACGGCCTCGGCGCACTGGATACCGACACCCGTCTCGCGGCCTTGAAGAGCACCGATGAGCGGGTGCGCGCCGCCGCCGTCCGACTCTCTGAAGGAGACTCGAAACTCCTCACTGCACTGATCGAGCACACAAAGGATCAGAGCCAGGCGGTCCGACTGCAAGTCGCGCTGACATTGAGCACCTTCTCCGAGCCCCAGGCCCAGGCGGCCCTCGCCGACCTGGTCGCGAACGAAGCACACCCCCTGTTTCGTACCGCCGCGATAACCGGACTGGCCGGTCGTGAACTTGAATTCCTCAAGCACTGGACGGAACGCGGCGTAGAGGACGAAAGCCTCGTGTCGTTGCTCGCCCAATGTGTGCTGGAAGAAGCGAGTGCCCCCCGGGTCGAAGCGCTCTTCTCCCTTTTTGCGAACACCCCCGCCGACCGCAACTGGCAGCGCAACGCACTGCTGGATGCCTTCGCCCGGATCCGCTTTCCCCAGCCGTACTCCCTCGCCGAAGAACCCCGTGCCCTGACCGCCCTCATGCGTGCGCCGGATGTGGCCACCCGCGAAAAGGTGATCGCCGCCTTCAACCAGTTTACCTGGCCCGGAGCAACACTGCCTGATACATTGACGCAGAACGCCGCCCCCCTCACCCCCGAGCAGCAGACCCGCGTGGCGGCGGGCCAGCAGCTCTACACCATGGCCTGTGCCACGTGCCATCAGCCCCATGGCGGCGGTGTCCCTGGTGTCGCGCCGCCCCTCGCGGGTAGCGAATGGGTCGGCGGCCCCCCGGAACGGCTCATCCGTATTGTACTCAACGGACTCTACGGTCCCATCCAGGTGAACGGTCAGACCTGGAATCTCAGCATGCCCACCTTCGGCGCCTACACCGACGAGGAAGTAGCCAGCGTGCTCAGTTATGTCCGTCGCGCCTGGGGCAATGCGGCCGAGCCCGTTGACCCGGCCCTCGCGACCGCCGTCCGTCGCGAGAATGAAGGAAGGACCCTTCCCTGGCGCGCGGAAGAGCTCGCGCAGGTAGGCGGCGACGCGCTCGCCATTCAATCAATCCTGCCCGAACCGGACGGTTCCATTGTGCTCCCGGCCAGTAGATCCACGGTCTTCGGCCAGCGCCTCGCCTACCGGCCGACTCTGGATGTGCTCGCGCCGTGGGTCGTGGCGGAAGACATCGCCGAGTGGCAGGTGGAGGTGCCCCAGTCGGGAACCTACGATGTCGCGGTGAACCTTGCCGCCGACGACAAATCCGCCGGTGATTTCTTCATGATCGAGACCGAAGGCAGCCGTACCCGTGGCGAAGTGCCCGACACGGGAGGCTACGATCGCTTCGTG